AGTGGGGAGTGAGGAGTGAGGAGTGGGGAGTGGGGAGTGAGGAGTGGGGAGTGAGGAGTGAGAGGTGTGGGGAGTGGGTTGGGGAATCCAGGACGTGAATCTTGACGCGATGGTTGGGGCCGGTGATGTTTGTTAATGGGCGGTCCTCGCGGGGGGACGAGACGAGTTGAACGGGGTGGGCCAAACGTAGGGAAACCCAGGTGGACCGGCACCATACCCAGCGCTACGCGAGTTCGTGGGCGCGCGCGTGGTGGGAGATGTGTCGTGACCTGGAAGAACAGGTTCGACGTCGGTTCCAACGCGACCCCTCGGCGCGGGTCATCGGGACGCAGCTTTTAGATTGGAGCGTTCGGCCCGGGCGTGGCGTCGGTTCGGTCGCGGTGGCCACTGCGTTGCGCGAGGCCGGGAACGACCAAGAGCGTCCCGAATGGCCCGAGTGGGTGCAGGCGGAGCTCCTGGCCCATTTGCTGCGGGTCGAACACGAGTTGCGGCAAGGCCGGCATGACCCCGAGCGTGACGGGGGCGGCGGCGTCCACCTCTCGCAGCCCCCCCTACCCTTCGACCAGCGCGAGGGGCCGGGACTGTCCTTCGTGGAGGCAATCCAGCGGTTTCCCGGAGCGTTTTGGGTTCCGGCTTGGAATCGCCTCTTCCCCGACGTGATGGGTTGGATCGACCGAGATCCGCCGCTTCCGGAGTTCCTGCAAGCCGACCCTCCCGGCCCCGGCCCTATCCAACGCGCTTGGGAGGAGTTCGAGAGGCGGGCCGAGGCATTCCTGGTCGATGCCGAGGACCGGATCGACCACGGCGCGCGGGTCACCCCCGACGACCTGGAGCGGGCCGGCCGGGCCGGGCTGATCAACCCAGGCTGCCGGGCCGACCGGCTGCGTCTGCTGCTGCGTCTGCTCCGCTTTGAGCGCAACGCCCGCCTCGGTAGCAACGGTGAGGGCCCGCTCCACGAGGCGGAGCTGCGCCGGCGTTTTCCTGGCGTCGAGGGCGTCGCGCTGAGTTTGAACCTGTTCCGGGCCGATCTCGCCCCGCCCTACCGCCTGATCCCTTCTCAGAGAGGCCCGGGACCCGGGCCCGACCGCGACGGACGCGGCGGCATGGCCCGGGTGATCCGGGCCGAGTGGTGGAGTGGTTGGCCGGGACCGCCGCCGGATGGCCGGATCGACCCCGAGGTGCCCTTGGCGCTCAAAGTGGCCGAGCCGGGCGACTTCGAGAACCAGATCGAGACCTACGAGGGACCGGCCTTGACCATCTTGGGCAACGCAGTGGCGACCCCCAAGCTGGATCAAGGGTGGTGGTGGGTCGATCCGGATCGGCCCAGTGGGCGGCCCTTTCTCGTTCTGCCCTGGATCGAAGGGCTCGATCTGGCCGAACTGATCGCCGCCCACCCCCGCGGCCTCAACCCCGAGACCGCCCGCAAGATCTTCTTCTCCGCCGCCGCCCAGGTGGCCCGCGCCCATAAATTCGGGGTGATCCACCGCGACATCAAACCCCAGAACATTCGGATCCGCACCCACGCCACCCCCGAGCAGGCCCACGAGCAGCTGCCCGAGGAACGCGACGGCATCCTCGAAGAAGCGGTGATGGTGATGGATTTCGGGGTGGCCAGCCACCCGGGCCGTCGTCTGCTCCACGCCGAGACCCGCGCCTTTGGCACCCCCAACTATGTGGCCCCCGAACAACTCGATCCTCACCAGACCCCCGGCCCCCAGGCCGACGTGTTCAGCCTGGGGGTCACCCTTCACGAGATGTTGACCGGCCAATCCCCCTTCGCCCCGCTCCAAGCCTCCCACCCCCGCGGGACCGCGGCGAGCCTCGGCGAGGTGTACCGCTGGATCCGCGGGCGGCGGGTCATCCCCTTGAGCCAGGTGCGGCCGGATCTACCCCGGGGCTTGGAGACGGTGCTGCAAGTCTGCCTGCAACCCGACCCCCGGGACCGTTACGCCAGCGTCGCCGAACTGCTCGCTGACCTCAACCGGGCGATGAACGGCCAACGGGTCCGGGCCCGTCCGCCGGGACGATTGACCCGCTGGGCGCGCCGGGTTCAGGAACGACCCGGCCGCGCCCTGGCCGTCCTGGGCGCGGCCGCAGCCCTGATCCTGGCCCTAGGAGGGGCACTCGTGGCCTTCGCCCGCGCTGAGGCCAACGAACAGGCCCGCCGCAACGCCGTCCGCGCCGACCGCGCGGCCCGCTACACCCTGGAACGCATCCTCCAGATCAGCCTCGACGGCACCTCCACGGACCGCGCCGAGCGGCTACTGGTGTTGTTCCAGTCGCTGGCCGCCAACCCCGAGGTGCCCGAGGAAATCCAGGCGTGGGCCCACTCGCACCACGCCCGCCTGGAACTGGAGCGGGGCGACTCCGCCGCCGCCGCGGCGCTCTTCGAGCAAGCCCTGGCGCTGCGGCGTCGTCTGGCCCAACGCAACCCCGAGGTGCGGGTCGATCTCGCCGAAACCCTCCACGACCTGGCCGAACGCCGTCAGGCCGCCCAGCGTTACCACGAGGCCGAGACCCTCTACCGCGACGCCCTCCAGATCCGCCGCGACCTGGTGCGCGAGGACCCCGACGACCCCGCGCGCCGCTCCGACCTGGCCCGCTCGCTCGGCTACCTGGGCGACCTGATGGTGCTGAGAGAACGCTGGCAGGAGGCCCAAGCCTGCTATCACGCCTCGCTGGAGATCCGTGAGGCCCTGCGACGCGCTAAGCCCGACGACCCGGCCCTCGCCTTCCAACTGGCCCGCGCCTATCGCAACTTCGCCCGCCTGGACCTGATCGGCCCCCCTGACCTCCACGCCGTCGAAGCCGCCTCGCACCGCGCCACGCGGCTCACCCGCGCCACGCAGCGTTACGAACGCTCTTGGACCCTGCTGCAAACCGAACTCGACCGCGGCTCCCTCGACGCGATCCTCCAACGCGGCCTCAACCCGGTCCAGTCGGTCTCCGAAGCCCGTGACGCCCTCAACTCCGCCCTGTTTTTGCGGGAGGCGGCCGTGTCACTCAACGGACGGGGCGACGCCCGCCGTCAGCTGGGTCAACGCCACGCCGCCGCCGCCGACCACCAAACCGCCCTGGACCTGCTCGACCGGATCGACCCGGCCCGGTTCACCGCCCGCGACCAGCTGGAACGGCTCCGTAGCCTGGTCGGTCTGGCCTCAGCCCAAGACGACCCCCACGCCCGCGCTGCCACGGCCCGCCACGCCCTCGTCCTCGCCGACGACCTGCTCGCCGGAGTCCACCAACCGGACTGGACCCAGCTCGACACCGCTCAACGCGCTGGCCATCTGCTCCGGCTCCGCGCCCTCGCCCTCAGCGACCCCCGCCCCGCCCTCCTGGAAACCGCCCGCCGCGAGTTCCAACGCGCTGCCCCCCCCTATGACCCCGAATGGCGGATCCAACGCCCATTCTGGGACGCCCTCCCCCTCCCTCCCACCGAACCTTGACCCTTGAAGCGACCCATCGGATTTTTTTTGGATCGACCACCGAACCACCCACCAACCCCCGTCGTACCCAAGGATGGAACAACCGCGAGCCTGAAGCAAGCCCAAGCCCCTGGCCACGGCTTCTTCCTCAGCGGCTTCCAAGGTCAACCACAAGGTGATCGCCCACGCCCTCGCTCACGGCGTCGCGGTTGAGGCGGTCCCTTCCCCAATCGGTTCCTCGCCCCCTCGAACCAGCTTCAACGACTCCTCCATGCCTTCCCCCACGCCTTTGAGGCGCACGCGCATGCGATGCGACCCGAACAAGGGGTCGGTCCCGCTTGGGTCGGTTGGTCGAGCCGGTGTCAACCACACACAACATGACATGATACCATGATCGAGGACGGGGAAGACCGTGGGGCCGTTGGATTGGGTTGAAGAACGCCCATGATAGAGGAGCATGTTGGATTCGATTTGGTTGGCATCCATCACGAAATCACCTGGTCATGTCCCCTGAGATCGATTGGCTTTTGCAAGGTTGT
The nucleotide sequence above comes from Isosphaera pallida ATCC 43644. Encoded proteins:
- a CDS encoding serine/threonine-protein kinase — translated: MCRDLEEQVRRRFQRDPSARVIGTQLLDWSVRPGRGVGSVAVATALREAGNDQERPEWPEWVQAELLAHLLRVEHELRQGRHDPERDGGGGVHLSQPPLPFDQREGPGLSFVEAIQRFPGAFWVPAWNRLFPDVMGWIDRDPPLPEFLQADPPGPGPIQRAWEEFERRAEAFLVDAEDRIDHGARVTPDDLERAGRAGLINPGCRADRLRLLLRLLRFERNARLGSNGEGPLHEAELRRRFPGVEGVALSLNLFRADLAPPYRLIPSQRGPGPGPDRDGRGGMARVIRAEWWSGWPGPPPDGRIDPEVPLALKVAEPGDFENQIETYEGPALTILGNAVATPKLDQGWWWVDPDRPSGRPFLVLPWIEGLDLAELIAAHPRGLNPETARKIFFSAAAQVARAHKFGVIHRDIKPQNIRIRTHATPEQAHEQLPEERDGILEEAVMVMDFGVASHPGRRLLHAETRAFGTPNYVAPEQLDPHQTPGPQADVFSLGVTLHEMLTGQSPFAPLQASHPRGTAASLGEVYRWIRGRRVIPLSQVRPDLPRGLETVLQVCLQPDPRDRYASVAELLADLNRAMNGQRVRARPPGRLTRWARRVQERPGRALAVLGAAAALILALGGALVAFARAEANEQARRNAVRADRAARYTLERILQISLDGTSTDRAERLLVLFQSLAANPEVPEEIQAWAHSHHARLELERGDSAAAAALFEQALALRRRLAQRNPEVRVDLAETLHDLAERRQAAQRYHEAETLYRDALQIRRDLVREDPDDPARRSDLARSLGYLGDLMVLRERWQEAQACYHASLEIREALRRAKPDDPALAFQLARAYRNFARLDLIGPPDLHAVEAASHRATRLTRATQRYERSWTLLQTELDRGSLDAILQRGLNPVQSVSEARDALNSALFLREAAVSLNGRGDARRQLGQRHAAAADHQTALDLLDRIDPARFTARDQLERLRSLVGLASAQDDPHARAATARHALVLADDLLAGVHQPDWTQLDTAQRAGHLLRLRALALSDPRPALLETARREFQRAAPPYDPEWRIQRPFWDALPLPPTEP